Genomic window (Leptospira bouyouniensis):
TATCGCAGCTACTTTCCCATTCCTCGAATCCATTCCTTTTCGTCGATCTCAAATCCCAAAATATTCTATATTGTCATGAACATATCAATAACCGTTTGGGATTTAATGAAAATCTTCCTTGTTCGATCAATCGAGTCTTTTTTGAAACTTCTTTAATACTAAACAAGGCGAATGATCAAAACAATGAATGGTTTGTTATTCATCTATTAAATCAAAACCAAGAAAAAATACCAGCTACTGTTCTTATTTCATCTATCTCTGAATTCTACGAAGAACAAAACGAAATGATTATTGTTTTTGTAGAATGGAAAACTCAAATTGAGAATCATTCTGTTCACAATAATGATAATTTAGAAATCCCTTTTTTGAGAACTGATTCGGTTGGAAATATTCAATTTGCCAACACACGCTTTTTAGATTTTTTTTCTCTAACTTTAGAACAGATTCGAAAAAAATCTATTTTCGAAATCCTTTCTCTTCCTGGACAGATCAAAAAAGAATTATTGAATCAAAATATCAAACACGAGATTGAAATACAATCAGGGTTTGGCGAAAAACAAAAATTCCAATTACAGAGTTTTTTAACACCAACGATACTTACGAACACAAATGAAATCACGATTCTATTGTTAAATTTATCTTCAATTCAAAATGCAGAATATACAATCAAATATGGAGAAGATAAACTAAGAACATTTTTTGCTACAATTAATAATGGTTTTGTGATCGTTAATCAAGATGCAGTGATCTTGGAAGTTGCACCAATATTTAAGTTTTTGTTGTTTCAACTTTTAGCATTCGAAATAGGAGAGAATATTTTCCATTTTTTTGATAAAGAAACAAAAGCCAAATTAACAGATGTTCTACAAAATTCAATCGAAACTCAAACAACACAAAGAGCAGAATTTGATTATCTATTATTAGGTGAAGAAAAAACTTTTGAAATCAAATTTATTCCTGTTAGGAGGCTTAATCCAAACGACATAAAAGTTATGTTGGTTTTTTCCGATATCACTGAGACAAAACGATTAGATAGACAATTGATTGAATCAATGAAATTTGCAAGTATTGGAGAAATTGCAGCAGGACTTGCACATGAAATTAATAATCCGTTACAAAGTGCACTTCTATATTTAGAGGATTTAATCACAGTTGATGAAGCAGATCCAATCGAAAGGAAAAATATCCTACAAAAAATTGAAGCTGCTAATTTAAGAATTCGCGATTTAGTTAAAGCTTTGCTTGATTTAGGAAGGATGGAAAGTCCAAACCGTGATTTTGTCTCACCCTATTATATTTTGGTGAGAACCAGTGAATTGGTAGAAGTAAGCTGTCGGAAAAAAAATATTCATTTTACTCGTCATGCAGGCCCTAACCTTCCAGGAATTTTTGTCCGATGGCAGGAAATCGAACAAGTGTTGATCAATTGTGTTGTCAATTCCATCAATGCTTTGTCTGAAATGGAAACAGCTCGTAAGGATCCAAAAATTGAGTTGGGAATTGATATAGTTAGGAGTCAAAATAAAGACTGGGTAGTCTTTTCTGTAGAAGACAATGGTCCTGGAATTGATGATGACACATTAGAAAAAGTATTTTTACCATTATTTACAACAAGACGAAACAAACAAGGAACTGGATTGGGTTTATCAATTTCAAAAAAAATCATCGCCGAACATGGCGGTGAAATTTATATCAAAACGAAAAACGGGGTAGGAACAAAGGTGGAAATTTTTCTTCCTGCTCATACGGATGAAAATGGATAAAATATTAATTATCGATGATGAAGAAGACATTCGTATTGCTTTGAAACGTGTCCTTTCTCGTGAAGGTTACCAAATTGAACTCTCAGAATCTGCTACTGATGCAATTAAAAGAATTGAGGCAAATGAAATTTTTTCATTAGTAATTTCAGATATTTTAATGTCTGGAATGTCTGGTATCGATTTCACCAAATTCATTGCTGAAAAAAATATAAACCTACCTGTTATTTTAATTACAGGAAATCCAAATTTATCTTCAGCAGAAGCGGCTATTCGTTATCATGCTTATGAATACATTTCCAAACCGGTTGACAGGACTCAGCTACTTTCCGTTGTAAAACGAGCTTTGGAAGTCAAAAATCAAAAAGATTCTGACTTAGAAAAATTAATGTTATCCGAAAAATTGGAAAGAGCTCTTCGGACACAAAATTTAGATTTAAATAGACAAAACGCTGCTATATTAAATGCGACATCGGATGCCGTTATCACAATCAATCACAAGTTAGTCATTGTTTCAGCAAACAAATCTAGTTTCGAAATGTTTCGTTTTCACTCCCCTTTAGATTTAATAGGACAAAATGTACGTCTCTTATTTACCGAAAATAAAATGCAAAAATACATGAATCAAGTTTCTAGTGTATTGAGTCAGGAACCGAATAAATCTACACTACAACTTTCTGACGTAACATTACAAAGGTCGGATTCTTCAACCTTTCTTGCTGATATCGCAATTTGTTCTTATAGTTTAGATGGGGATTCTTATTATACAGGTGTGATCCGAGATGTGACACAGAAAAAAATGATGGTGGAACAACTCATTCATTCGGAAAGGAGAGCTTTTTTATCAGTAGTTGCAGCGAGTATTGGCCATGAAATCAATAATTCATTAACAGCTATACAAGGATTTGTGGAAATGGCATCTCGTGAAAATGCTGATTTGATGTTAAAAGATCGGGCTCTTAAGGTAACTTTGAACCAAACTGAAAAATTGAGAGCCCTAACTTCAAATTTATTACAATTAGGAAAATCCGTAAAATCAAATCACGAAAAAACTGAAATTCTAAATTTGAATTCTGAAATTACAACCGTTTTACAAGTGTTTAAGGAAACTGCTAAATTAAAATACTGTCAAATACAACGAAGCGAATCAGAACAAATCATTCTGTTCCGTATGAATTCGGACCAATTTGCACTTTTACTTTCTAACATTTTGTTGAATGCTGCTGATGCGACTAATAATATTGGCACAATCGAAATTAAAACATATCTTCAAAGCAAAAAAGCTCACCTAATCATAACTGATGATGGTGAAGGTATGTCACAAGAAACCTTAGAAAAAATATACGAACCATATTTTACAACCAAAGAATTGGGTAAAGGAACAGGACTAGGGATGTTTGTGGTGAAACAAATAGTAGATAATTTTGACATTAAGTTAGAAATTGATTCTAACCCTGGAAAAGGATCTAAATTTCATTTTATTTTTCCTGAGGTTTCCGAAACCTAGTTGGTAACGTGCACACTGGAATTAATGAATCTCAATTAGAATTTATTTATACTCGTTACGGCAAAAACTGTAACATTACTCCATTACAAGAAGAAGCGTCGAGTCGACGTTATTTTTTAATCACAACTACAAATCAAACGGAAGTTGTTTGTATTGATGAATCAATTAATGAAGATTTCGTTTTATTGAGCCAATTTCTAAATCAAAATGGAATCCATGTTCCAAAAATTTATGAATCAAACAATGCATTGGGAATACTTTGTATGTCTTTTGATGGAAAACTAGATTTTAGTAGCTATCAACTTTCAGACTACCAAACACATTTTCCAAAACTAATTGATTTAATTTTGCAATTACAAACATTAGATCCACCTAGTATCGTCAAAAACCGAAGGTTTGATACCGAAAAACTTAATTTTGAAACCAATCTTACATTCGATAAATTTTTAGCCTTCCAAAAAAAATTCCAAATCAAAACTACTTTTTCAAATGAAGCGAGAGCATTTTTGGAAGAGACAGTCGGTTTTTTAGATAAGTATCCAATTAATGTTTTTACACACCGAGATTTTCATTGTCGTAATCTTTTACGATCACCAA
Coding sequences:
- a CDS encoding phosphotransferase; this encodes MHTGINESQLEFIYTRYGKNCNITPLQEEASSRRYFLITTTNQTEVVCIDESINEDFVLLSQFLNQNGIHVPKIYESNNALGILCMSFDGKLDFSSYQLSDYQTHFPKLIDLILQLQTLDPPSIVKNRRFDTEKLNFETNLTFDKFLAFQKKFQIKTTFSNEARAFLEETVGFLDKYPINVFTHRDFHCRNLLRSPNSDYVLIDFQDARMGVPQYDLASILYDAYYPLPREFRLKMLKTFQERNIDQSRKFKDTFYLQALQRSFKALGTYFRMVVDHDKSKFKPSIISCLNQLEEIIQLGMFADSLFIFVRSLRDELSLHKDFRNL
- a CDS encoding hybrid sensor histidine kinase/response regulator; protein product: MDKILIIDDEEDIRIALKRVLSREGYQIELSESATDAIKRIEANEIFSLVISDILMSGMSGIDFTKFIAEKNINLPVILITGNPNLSSAEAAIRYHAYEYISKPVDRTQLLSVVKRALEVKNQKDSDLEKLMLSEKLERALRTQNLDLNRQNAAILNATSDAVITINHKLVIVSANKSSFEMFRFHSPLDLIGQNVRLLFTENKMQKYMNQVSSVLSQEPNKSTLQLSDVTLQRSDSSTFLADIAICSYSLDGDSYYTGVIRDVTQKKMMVEQLIHSERRAFLSVVAASIGHEINNSLTAIQGFVEMASRENADLMLKDRALKVTLNQTEKLRALTSNLLQLGKSVKSNHEKTEILNLNSEITTVLQVFKETAKLKYCQIQRSESEQIILFRMNSDQFALLLSNILLNAADATNNIGTIEIKTYLQSKKAHLIITDDGEGMSQETLEKIYEPYFTTKELGKGTGLGMFVVKQIVDNFDIKLEIDSNPGKGSKFHFIFPEVSET
- a CDS encoding ATP-binding protein translates to MLDSKILRLSQLLSHSSNPFLFVDLKSQNILYCHEHINNRLGFNENLPCSINRVFFETSLILNKANDQNNEWFVIHLLNQNQEKIPATVLISSISEFYEEQNEMIIVFVEWKTQIENHSVHNNDNLEIPFLRTDSVGNIQFANTRFLDFFSLTLEQIRKKSIFEILSLPGQIKKELLNQNIKHEIEIQSGFGEKQKFQLQSFLTPTILTNTNEITILLLNLSSIQNAEYTIKYGEDKLRTFFATINNGFVIVNQDAVILEVAPIFKFLLFQLLAFEIGENIFHFFDKETKAKLTDVLQNSIETQTTQRAEFDYLLLGEEKTFEIKFIPVRRLNPNDIKVMLVFSDITETKRLDRQLIESMKFASIGEIAAGLAHEINNPLQSALLYLEDLITVDEADPIERKNILQKIEAANLRIRDLVKALLDLGRMESPNRDFVSPYYILVRTSELVEVSCRKKNIHFTRHAGPNLPGIFVRWQEIEQVLINCVVNSINALSEMETARKDPKIELGIDIVRSQNKDWVVFSVEDNGPGIDDDTLEKVFLPLFTTRRNKQGTGLGLSISKKIIAEHGGEIYIKTKNGVGTKVEIFLPAHTDENG